From Cellulomonas fimi ATCC 484, a single genomic window includes:
- a CDS encoding flavodoxin/nitric oxide synthase, producing the protein MTAMVVFESMFGGTQAVAEAIGAGIASCGLPVDVVEVGRMVGAGEHEAWPVEDALLLAVGGPTHLRTLSSERTRATARSHGTVVSALTGLDHWLTVAGPVVRGRPVAAFDTSWGTQDAGSAAAVIARRLEELEGRLVAPARTFLVTGESTGPSPAELEQAWEWGRGLVARLA; encoded by the coding sequence ATGACAGCGATGGTGGTGTTCGAGTCCATGTTCGGCGGCACCCAGGCGGTGGCGGAGGCGATCGGCGCGGGTATCGCCTCGTGCGGGCTGCCCGTCGACGTCGTCGAGGTCGGGCGCATGGTCGGCGCCGGCGAGCACGAGGCGTGGCCTGTCGAGGACGCGCTGCTGCTCGCGGTCGGCGGCCCGACGCACCTGCGGACGCTCAGCTCGGAACGCACGCGTGCCACCGCCCGCTCGCACGGCACCGTGGTGTCCGCGCTCACGGGCCTCGACCACTGGCTGACGGTCGCGGGCCCGGTCGTGCGGGGCCGCCCGGTCGCCGCGTTCGACACGTCGTGGGGCACGCAGGACGCCGGCTCGGCCGCCGCGGTCATCGCGCGCCGTCTCGAGGAGCTCGAGGGCCGGCTCGTCGCACCGGCCCGCACATTCCTCGTGACGGGCGAGTCGACGGGCCCGTCGCCCGCCGAGCTCGAGCAGGCCTGGGAGTGGGGCCGGGGCCTCGTCGCCCGTCTCGCCTGA